One Ailuropoda melanoleuca isolate Jingjing chromosome 14, ASM200744v2, whole genome shotgun sequence DNA segment encodes these proteins:
- the RMC1 gene encoding regulator of MON1-CCZ1 complex, which translates to MGEEDYYLELCDRPVHFEKANPVNCVFFDEANKQVFAVRSGGATGVVVKGPDDRNPISFRMEDKGEVKCIKFSLENKILAVQRTSKTVDFSNFIPDSSQLEYTQECKTKNANILGFCWTSSTEIVFITDQGIEFYQVLPEKRSLKLLKSQNINVNWYMYCPEGAVILLSTTVLGNVLQPFYFRAGTMSKLPKFEIELPAVPKSVKLNLSERDIAMATIYGQLYVLFLRHHSRTSNSTGAEVVLYHLPREGACKKMHILKLNRTGKFALNVVDNLVVVHHQDTETSVIFDIKLRGEFDGTVTFHHPVLPARSIQPYQIPMAGPAPVTSQSPVPCKLYSSSWIVFQPDIIISASQGYLWNLQVKLQPIVNLLPDKGRLMDFLLQRKECKMVILSVCSQMLSESDRATLPVIATVFDKLNHEYKKYLDAEQSYTTALEAGQSRSSPLLKRPARTQAVIDQSDMYTHVLSVFTEKKDMSHKFVIAVLMEYIRSLNQFQITVQHYLHELVIKTLVQHNLFYMLHQFLQYHVLSDSKPLACLLLSLESFYPPAHQLSLDMLKRLSTANDEIVEVLLSKHQVLAALRFIRGIGGHDNISARKFLDAAKQTEDNMLFYTIFRFFEQRNQRLRGNPNFTPGEHCEEHVAFFKQVFGDQALMRPTTF; encoded by the exons aatGGAAGACAAAGGAGAAGTGAAGTGCATCAAGTTTTCCTTAGAAAATAAGATATTAGCTGTTCAGAGGACCTCAAAGACTGTG gatttttctaattttatcccGGATAGTTCTCAGCTGGAATACACTCAAGAGTGCAAG ACCAAGAATGCCAACATACTAGGATTCTGTTGGACCAGTTCTACTGAAATTGTCTTCATAACAGATCAAGGCATTGAATTTTACCAG GTGTTACCAGAGAAACGCAGTCTGAAACTCCTGAAGAGCCAGAATATCAACGTGAATTGGTACATGTACTGCCCCGAGGGCGCTGTGATTCTCCTGTCTACCACAGTCCTGGGGAACGTGCTGCAGCCCTTTTATTTTCGG GCTGGCACTATGTCGAAGCTGCCCAAGTTTGAGATTGAATTACCAGCTGTGCCCAAGTCAGTGAAGCTGAACCTTTCCGAGAGAGACATCGCGATGGCCACCAT ATACGGACAGCTTTACGTTCTCTTCTTGAGGCATCATTCTCGGACCTCCAATAGTACAGGAGCGGAGGTAGTCCTATATCATCTACCACG AGAAGGTGCCTGTAAAAAGATGCACATATTAAAGTTAAACCGGACGGGGAAGTTTGCCCTCAACGTGGTGGATAACCTGGTGGTCGTTCATCATCAGGATACAGAG ACATCGGTGATATTTGACATCAAGTTAAGGGGAGAGTTCGATGGCACTGTCACCTTCCATCACCCAGTGCTCCCAGCGCGCTCGATTCAACCCTACCAGATCCCCATGGCAG GTCCTGCTCCTGTGACCAGCCAGTCTCCTGTCCCGTGCAAACTCT ATTCTTCATCTTGGATTGTCTTTCAACCTGACATCATCATCAGTGCAAGCCAAG GCTACCTCTGGAACCTCCAAGTGAAGCTTCAGCCCATCGTCAACCTCTTGCCAGATAAAGGAAGACTGATGGACTTTCTCCTCCAGAGGAAGGAGTGCAAGATGGTCATCCTGTCTGTCTGTTCGCAGA TGTTGAGTGAGTCAGACAGAGCAACGTTACCTGTGATCGCCACGGTTTTTGACAAACTCAATCACGAGTATAAGAAGTACCTGGACGCGGAGCAGAGCTACACAACG GCGCTGGAAGCCGGGCAGAGCCGGAGCAGCCCGCTTCTCAAGAGGCCGGCACGGACCCAGGCTGTGATTGATCAGTCTGACATGTACACCCACGTCCTGTCGGTGTTCACGGAGAAGAAG GACATGTCTCATAAATTTGTGATCGCCGTGCTGATGGAATACATTCGCTCTCTCAACCAGTTTCAGATCACAGTACAG CACTACTTACACGAGCTCGTCATCAAGACGCTGGTCCAGCACAACCTTTTCTACATGCTGCACCAGTTCCTGCAGTACCACGTCCTCAGCGACTCCAAGCCTTTG GCTTGTTTGCTCTTATCCCTAGAAAGTTTTTACCCTCCTGCCCACCAGCTGTCTCTGGATATGCTGAAG cgACTCTCGACTGCGAATGATGAAATCGTAGAAGTGCTTCTTTCCAAACACCAAGTGTTAGCCGCCTTACGGTTCATCCGGGGCATTGGCGGCCACGACAACATTTCTGCACGGAAATTCTTAGATGCCGCGAAGCAGACTGAAGACAACATGCTTTTCTATACTATATTTCGGTTTTTTGAACAGCGAAACCAGCGTTTGCGAGGGAACCCTAACTTCACTCCAG GAGAACACTGTGAAGAACACGTTGCTTTTTTCAAACAGGTTTTTGGAGACCAAGCTCTAATGAGGCCTACGACATTCTGA